In the genome of Methanopyrus kandleri AV19, one region contains:
- a CDS encoding type II glyceraldehyde-3-phosphate dehydrogenase, whose product MADVSVLINGYGTIGKRVADAVDAQRDMEVLGVVKTSPDYLARLAVEEYGYPLFVPEDRVERFEDAGIETEGTVEDVVLNAEDYGLDVVVDCTPEGIGARNKETLYEKAGVKAIFQGGEEAEVAEVSFVAQCNYEEALGADYVRCVSCNTTALCRTLGTLKEEFELGRVYVTIVRRAADPHQVKKGPINAIAPNPVTVPSHHGPDVKTVMPDIDITTAAVKVPTTLMHMHVVRVELKEEVTSDDVIDAFEEARRIWVVPHGEGLGSTAELIELGRDLGRKRYDLYEILVWEESINVEDGVLYYMQAVHQEADVVPENVDAIRAMTELEEDPEASMDATDSALGVLNSPPL is encoded by the coding sequence TTGGCCGACGTTAGCGTGTTGATCAACGGGTACGGAACCATCGGTAAGAGAGTCGCCGATGCCGTCGACGCTCAGCGTGACATGGAAGTACTCGGAGTGGTCAAAACGTCGCCGGATTACCTGGCCCGGTTGGCCGTCGAGGAGTACGGTTACCCGCTGTTCGTGCCGGAAGACCGCGTTGAGAGGTTCGAAGATGCAGGAATCGAGACCGAGGGTACCGTGGAAGACGTGGTGCTGAACGCCGAGGACTACGGGTTGGACGTCGTCGTGGACTGCACCCCCGAAGGCATCGGAGCCCGGAACAAAGAGACGCTATACGAGAAAGCCGGGGTTAAGGCGATCTTCCAAGGTGGCGAGGAGGCGGAAGTCGCCGAGGTGTCGTTCGTCGCCCAATGTAACTACGAGGAGGCCCTGGGGGCTGACTACGTCCGGTGTGTGTCGTGCAACACCACGGCCCTGTGCCGCACGCTAGGGACGCTGAAGGAGGAGTTCGAGCTCGGGCGTGTCTACGTGACGATCGTACGTCGGGCGGCCGACCCGCACCAGGTGAAGAAGGGACCTATCAACGCCATCGCGCCGAACCCGGTGACGGTGCCGTCCCACCACGGACCGGATGTTAAGACCGTGATGCCGGACATCGACATTACGACAGCGGCCGTGAAGGTGCCGACGACGCTCATGCACATGCACGTTGTCAGGGTGGAGCTGAAGGAAGAGGTCACGTCGGACGACGTCATCGACGCGTTCGAGGAGGCGAGAAGGATATGGGTGGTACCGCACGGGGAGGGGCTCGGTTCCACGGCCGAGTTAATCGAGTTGGGACGTGACCTCGGTAGGAAGCGGTACGACCTGTACGAGATACTGGTTTGGGAAGAGTCCATCAACGTGGAGGACGGCGTGCTCTACTACATGCAGGCCGTGCACCAGGAGGCCGACGTCGTACCCGAGAACGTGGACGCTATCCGCGCGATG